Proteins encoded by one window of Nyctibius grandis isolate bNycGra1 chromosome 15, bNycGra1.pri, whole genome shotgun sequence:
- the NOG gene encoding noggin, producing the protein MDHSQCLVTIYAVVVLLGLRLEQGACQHYLHIRPAPSDNLPLVDLIEHPDPIFDPKEKDLNETLLRNLMGGHFDPNFMAISLPEDRLGVDDLAELDLLLRQRPSGAMPTEIKGLEFYDGLQPGKKHRLSKKLRRKLQMWLWSQTFCPVLYTWNDLGSRFWPRYVKVGSCYSKRSCSVPEGMVCKPAKSVHLTILRWRCQRRGGQRCTWIPIQYPIISECKCSC; encoded by the coding sequence ATGGATCATTCCCAGTGCCTTGTGACTATATACGCCGTGGTGGTTCTGCTGGGTCTTCGGCTAGAGCAGGGCGCTTGCCAGCACTATCTGCACATCCGACCGGCTCCCAGCGACAACTTGCCCTTGGTGGATCTAATCGAGCACCCGGACCCTATCTTTGACCCCAAGGAGAAGGATCTTAACGAGACCTTGCTAAGGAACCTCATGGGCGGACACTTCGACCCTAACTTTATGGCTATTTCCTTGCCCGAGGACCGGCTTGGAGTGGACGATCTAGCTGAGCTGGACTTGCTGCTCAGGCAGAGACCCTCGGGAGCGATGCCCACCGAAATCAAAGGGCTGGAGTTTTACGACGGGCTGCAGCCGGGCAAGAAGCACAGGCTGAGCAAGAAGCTGCGCAGGAAGCTGCAGATGTGGCTCTGGTCCCAGACCTTCTGCCCGGTCTTATACACGTGGAACGATCTCGGCAGCCGCTTTTGGCCCCGGTATGTCAAAGTGGGCAGCTGCTACAGTAAAAGGTCTTGTTCAGTCCCAGAAGGCATGGTTTGCAAACCTGCCAAGTCCGTGCATTTAACGATCCTGAGGTGGAGGTGCCAGCGTCGGGGGGGGCAGAGGTGCACATGGATACCCATCCAGTACCCCATCATTTCGGAGTGCAAGTGCTCCTGCTAG